One genomic segment of Sanyastnella coralliicola includes these proteins:
- a CDS encoding alpha/beta hydrolase-fold protein, which translates to MKANITLLLASLLTTVSALAQDMAYLTRDSLQIDSEYWGETRIDLALPDAFYTTGNENSIPCVIVLDQQHQYTYQHHLLTFDLMMVNAQMPQSLIVGVPFDYQVRNQRTASRLAEGDSITGAEGTRRFIEDELIPTLKKDYKINDRVIIVGHSRTGWLVNYLLISNPDQYAMGLAASGFFEPGFEATDIRSLVKDWIVKEDSPAWYFTNGISREESSYKAAYDQLEDSLRAMAQPGSIYWRHKEFDYNGRMGNFMMSLAWAFSDYYGSYAMILDDWLYDKQDKVASADASAELIRDFKKLSDEKGMLIKPDIIHLWSIGSYYFYNDGQDGWLEIMQLAHRLYPNDHNFAYELSMTYHLMEDFEKRELWREKALAILAASSHIGEPEKAEYKTAILEIGK; encoded by the coding sequence ATGAAAGCGAACATCACCCTACTCCTCGCCTCTTTACTGACCACCGTTTCCGCGCTAGCGCAAGACATGGCATACTTAACAAGAGACTCACTTCAAATCGACAGTGAATACTGGGGTGAAACCCGCATTGACTTGGCATTGCCAGATGCTTTTTATACCACTGGCAATGAAAACTCTATCCCTTGCGTCATCGTTCTTGACCAACAACACCAATACACCTACCAGCATCATTTATTGACCTTCGATTTGATGATGGTCAATGCACAAATGCCGCAATCGTTGATTGTAGGGGTGCCCTTTGATTATCAAGTTCGAAACCAACGTACCGCCTCACGATTGGCTGAAGGAGACAGCATTACAGGTGCTGAAGGAACGCGTCGATTTATTGAAGACGAACTGATTCCTACCCTGAAGAAAGACTACAAAATCAATGATCGTGTCATTATTGTAGGACATTCCAGAACGGGTTGGCTTGTAAACTACCTATTGATTTCTAACCCCGATCAATACGCCATGGGTCTTGCGGCAAGTGGGTTCTTTGAACCTGGTTTTGAAGCAACTGACATCCGATCACTAGTGAAAGATTGGATCGTCAAAGAAGACTCACCAGCCTGGTATTTCACTAATGGAATTTCTCGCGAAGAGTCGAGTTACAAAGCGGCATATGACCAATTGGAAGACAGCCTGCGTGCCATGGCTCAACCAGGATCTATTTATTGGCGTCATAAAGAGTTCGATTACAATGGGCGCATGGGTAACTTCATGATGTCATTGGCTTGGGCTTTCTCTGATTACTACGGCAGCTATGCTATGATTCTCGATGACTGGCTCTACGATAAGCAAGACAAGGTGGCTTCTGCTGACGCTAGCGCGGAATTGATTCGCGATTTTAAGAAGCTATCAGATGAAAAGGGAATGCTGATCAAACCAGATATTATTCACCTCTGGTCGATTGGCAGTTACTATTTCTACAATGATGGTCAAGACGGATGGCTTGAAATCATGCAGTTGGCCCATCGACTGTACCCGAACGACCATAACTTCGCTTACGAACTCTCCATGACTTACCATCTCATGGAAGACTTTGAAAAAAGAGAGCTTTGGAGGGAAAAAGCATTGGCCATCTTGGCTGCCTCTTCACACATCGGCGAGCCGGAAAAGGCAGAGTACAAAACTGCTATTCTCGAAATCGGCAAGTAA
- the carB gene encoding carbamoyl-phosphate synthase large subunit → MPRDKSIRSVLIIGSGPIVIGQACEFDYSGSQASRSLREEGIEVTLINSNPATIMTDPVVADNVYLKPLEPESIIQILEEHNIDAVLPTMGGQTALNLAIKCDEMGIWEDFGVRMIGVDISAIDITENREAFRKLMDEIGVPMAPQSTAKSFLEGKEVAQEFGFPLCIRPSYTLGGSGAAIVHDKETFEKLLTRGLHASPIHEVMIDKALMGWKEYELELLRDSNDNVTIICSIENFDPMGIHTGDSITVAPAMTLSDTVFQRMRDMAIHMMRSIGDFAGGCNVQFAVSPDDAEDIIAIEINPRVSRSSALASKATGYPIAKVAAKLAIGYHLDELDNQITGNTSAMFEPTLDYVIVKIPRWNFDKFAGADRELGLQMKSVGEVMGIGRSFQEALQKACQSLELKRNGLGADGKELRDQEKILQSLEHPSWNRLFHIYDAIKLGIPFKTIQEKTRIDFWFLKQIEDLIKLERRIEKYTLETIPRELLFEAKQKGYADRQIAHLLRCLESEVYTKRDDMGIQRVYKLVDTCAAEFQAQTPYYYSTFEDENESVRSDKKKIVVLGSGPNRIGQGIEFDYCCVHGVLAAKECGYETIMINCNPETVSTDFDTADKLYFEPVFWEHIYDIIRHEKPEGVIVQLGGQTALKLAEKLDRYGIPVIGTSFEALDLAEDRGSFSSLLRDNNIPYPEFGVVESAEQAIELSRELGFPLLVRPSYVLGGQRMKIVINEDDLEKTVVDILRDMPDNKILLDHFLDGAMECEADAICDGEDVYIIGIMQHIEPAGIHSGDSYAVLPPYNLGDLVIEQIEEHTKKIAVELKTKGLINIQFAVKDDNVYVIEANPRASRTVPFIAKAYKEPYVNYATKVMLGEKKVKDFNFKPQREGYAIKIPVFSYSKFPDVNKELGPEMKSTGEAIRFIKDLRDPFFRKIHAERNLYLSK, encoded by the coding sequence ATGCCTAGAGACAAAAGCATACGTTCGGTCCTGATCATCGGAAGTGGACCCATCGTCATCGGACAAGCCTGTGAATTCGACTATTCTGGAAGCCAGGCATCACGCTCACTTAGAGAAGAAGGTATTGAGGTAACTCTCATTAACAGTAACCCAGCTACGATCATGACTGATCCTGTGGTTGCGGATAATGTATATCTGAAGCCTCTCGAGCCAGAATCGATTATTCAAATTCTAGAAGAGCATAACATTGATGCGGTGCTTCCTACCATGGGAGGTCAAACGGCATTGAACCTTGCGATCAAATGTGACGAGATGGGAATCTGGGAAGATTTCGGCGTACGTATGATCGGGGTAGACATCTCTGCTATCGATATCACGGAAAACCGCGAGGCATTCCGCAAATTGATGGATGAGATCGGAGTTCCGATGGCTCCGCAGTCAACAGCAAAAAGCTTCCTTGAAGGAAAAGAAGTGGCCCAAGAGTTTGGCTTCCCACTTTGTATTCGTCCTTCATACACACTGGGAGGTTCAGGAGCTGCGATTGTACACGATAAAGAGACATTCGAAAAACTCTTAACACGTGGTCTTCACGCATCACCAATTCACGAGGTGATGATCGACAAGGCCTTGATGGGGTGGAAAGAGTACGAGTTGGAGTTGTTACGTGACTCAAACGATAACGTAACGATCATTTGTTCGATTGAGAACTTTGATCCGATGGGAATCCACACAGGAGACTCGATCACCGTGGCACCAGCCATGACCCTTTCTGATACGGTATTCCAGCGCATGCGTGATATGGCAATCCATATGATGCGCTCTATCGGTGATTTTGCCGGAGGATGTAACGTACAGTTCGCAGTAAGTCCAGATGATGCTGAAGATATCATCGCTATCGAGATTAACCCACGTGTTTCTCGTTCTTCCGCGCTAGCGTCAAAAGCAACTGGATACCCAATTGCAAAGGTCGCAGCGAAACTTGCGATTGGATACCACCTAGATGAACTGGATAACCAAATTACAGGGAATACATCAGCGATGTTCGAGCCAACGCTCGACTACGTTATCGTAAAAATCCCTCGTTGGAACTTCGATAAGTTCGCTGGTGCAGATCGCGAGCTAGGTCTTCAGATGAAGTCTGTTGGTGAGGTGATGGGAATCGGACGTTCATTCCAAGAGGCATTGCAGAAAGCATGTCAGAGTTTGGAGTTGAAGCGAAACGGTTTGGGTGCTGATGGCAAAGAACTTCGTGATCAAGAAAAGATCCTTCAGTCGCTAGAACACCCAAGCTGGAACCGCTTGTTCCACATCTACGATGCGATCAAGTTGGGTATCCCGTTCAAGACGATTCAAGAGAAAACACGCATCGACTTCTGGTTCTTGAAGCAAATCGAAGATTTGATCAAGCTAGAACGACGGATTGAGAAATATACCCTAGAAACTATTCCACGCGAGCTTCTTTTCGAAGCGAAGCAGAAGGGATACGCTGACCGTCAGATCGCTCACCTATTGCGATGCCTTGAAAGCGAGGTGTACACGAAGCGTGATGACATGGGAATCCAGCGTGTATACAAACTCGTTGATACTTGTGCGGCTGAATTCCAGGCACAAACACCATACTACTACTCAACCTTCGAAGACGAGAACGAATCAGTTCGCTCTGACAAGAAGAAGATTGTAGTTCTTGGTTCTGGACCTAACCGTATCGGACAAGGAATTGAGTTTGATTACTGTTGTGTACACGGTGTGTTGGCAGCGAAAGAGTGTGGTTACGAAACCATCATGATCAACTGTAACCCTGAAACGGTAAGTACCGATTTCGATACAGCTGATAAACTCTACTTCGAGCCGGTATTCTGGGAGCATATCTATGACATCATCCGTCATGAGAAACCAGAAGGAGTCATCGTTCAGCTTGGTGGTCAGACGGCTCTCAAGTTGGCAGAGAAACTCGATCGCTACGGCATTCCTGTGATTGGAACAAGCTTCGAAGCACTTGACCTTGCAGAGGATCGTGGAAGCTTCTCAAGCCTGCTACGTGATAACAACATTCCATATCCTGAATTCGGGGTGGTTGAGAGCGCTGAACAAGCAATTGAGTTGTCTCGTGAGCTAGGTTTCCCTTTGCTTGTGCGTCCGTCGTACGTTCTTGGTGGACAACGAATGAAAATCGTAATTAACGAAGACGATCTCGAAAAGACGGTAGTAGACATCCTGCGCGACATGCCGGATAACAAGATCCTTCTTGACCACTTCCTTGACGGAGCGATGGAGTGCGAAGCAGATGCTATCTGTGACGGAGAAGATGTGTACATCATTGGAATCATGCAGCACATTGAGCCTGCAGGTATTCACAGTGGTGATAGTTACGCGGTACTTCCTCCGTATAACCTCGGAGACCTGGTTATTGAGCAGATTGAAGAGCATACCAAGAAGATTGCCGTTGAGCTGAAGACGAAAGGATTGATCAATATCCAGTTCGCTGTGAAGGATGATAACGTATACGTTATCGAAGCCAACCCACGTGCTTCTCGTACCGTGCCATTCATCGCGAAGGCTTACAAGGAGCCATACGTGAATTACGCTACGAAAGTGATGCTAGGTGAGAAGAAGGTGAAAGACTTCAACTTTAAGCCACAGCGCGAAGGATACGCGATCAAGATTCCTGTATTCAGCTACTCGAAGTTCCCTGATGTAAATAAGGAGCTCGGACCAGAAATGAAATCTACAGGAGAGGCGATTCGCTTTATCAAAGATCTACGTGATCCGTTCTTCCGTAAGATTCACGCAGAGCGTAACCTCTACTTGAGTAAATAA
- a CDS encoding alpha/beta fold hydrolase: MYKRVEQGSLALEYLIIGEGHHPVLAFHGFGREAKDFIPFQAMLKEGQFIVSVNLFQHGNSDWPTSRNVQDHLRHEEHNALIRSLLSSFNANRFSMLAYSMGGRVALTTLSQFRDSVDQMLLIAPDGFRKSKLNAFAIDTAIGRSVYKMILKRPNLLLKPTDWARSMKLIDHKLHRFVHVHMGEAATRQLVFDAWSIYKEFHPPLPALADQINSEKIKFNMLFGKTDSVIPSSWGAPFQALLNHQALHLIDSGHQLMNKQTVAHIMEHKLW; the protein is encoded by the coding sequence GTGTACAAGCGTGTAGAGCAAGGTTCGTTGGCATTGGAGTACCTCATCATTGGAGAGGGGCACCATCCGGTATTGGCATTTCACGGATTCGGAAGGGAAGCAAAAGACTTCATTCCATTTCAAGCAATGCTGAAGGAAGGTCAATTCATTGTATCGGTGAATCTCTTCCAACATGGAAATAGTGATTGGCCTACATCTCGAAATGTACAAGACCATCTTCGCCATGAAGAACACAACGCACTTATAAGATCATTGCTCTCTTCATTCAATGCTAATCGTTTCTCAATGCTGGCTTATAGCATGGGAGGACGCGTTGCGCTCACTACCCTATCGCAATTCCGCGATAGCGTGGATCAAATGCTATTAATTGCACCCGATGGTTTTAGAAAGAGTAAACTGAACGCCTTTGCGATTGATACCGCCATTGGACGATCTGTTTACAAAATGATCTTGAAGCGACCGAACCTATTACTGAAACCAACAGACTGGGCGCGGAGCATGAAGTTGATTGATCATAAACTGCATCGCTTTGTGCATGTACATATGGGCGAAGCAGCCACCCGACAACTCGTTTTTGATGCTTGGAGTATCTACAAAGAGTTTCACCCACCGCTTCCCGCGCTAGCGGATCAAATCAATAGCGAAAAGATCAAATTCAACATGCTTTTTGGTAAGACAGACAGCGTCATTCCGTCAAGCTGGGGAGCACCATTTCAAGCACTTCTGAACCACCAAGCGCTGCACTTGATTGACTCGGGCCACCAGCTCATGAATAAACAAACTGTGGCACATATTATGGAGCATAAACTGTGGTGA
- a CDS encoding geranylgeranylglyceryl/heptaprenylglyceryl phosphate synthase: MSVLQQIRSFRSSGEKGIAYLLDPDKLQAGEVDQVFNQFDHFPPDLIFVGGSLITEQGFEDKMKAVREATNLPLVLFPGSPAQLTPHVDALLFLSLVSGRNPELLIGHHVTAAPVIKDLGIECLSTGYMLVDGGRPTTASYISNTQPIPRNKPGIAAATAMASELLGHQLIFLDAGSGADAPVPTEMIRAVRQSVDLPIIVGGGIRRREQLDAAFMAGADLAVLGTVIENEPELLAELRQ; encoded by the coding sequence ATGAGCGTATTGCAGCAAATTCGGTCATTTCGAAGTTCTGGTGAGAAAGGTATCGCCTATCTCCTAGACCCCGACAAGCTGCAGGCAGGTGAAGTTGATCAGGTGTTTAACCAGTTCGATCATTTCCCGCCTGACCTCATCTTCGTGGGTGGAAGCCTCATTACAGAACAAGGATTTGAAGACAAAATGAAAGCCGTTCGTGAAGCTACGAATCTGCCTTTGGTCTTATTTCCTGGCTCTCCTGCCCAACTCACTCCACATGTAGACGCATTGTTGTTTTTAAGCCTAGTCTCAGGAAGAAACCCGGAACTACTTATCGGACATCACGTCACGGCCGCTCCGGTAATCAAAGATCTCGGCATTGAATGTCTTTCTACCGGATACATGCTTGTAGATGGTGGCAGACCAACAACAGCAAGCTACATCAGCAACACGCAACCAATTCCTCGAAACAAGCCTGGAATTGCTGCTGCAACAGCCATGGCCAGTGAATTACTCGGACATCAACTCATTTTCCTCGACGCAGGAAGTGGAGCAGATGCGCCTGTGCCAACAGAAATGATTCGAGCTGTTCGACAGTCAGTTGACCTTCCGATTATCGTAGGTGGAGGAATTCGTCGTCGTGAGCAGCTAGACGCTGCGTTTATGGCAGGTGCTGACCTCGCTGTTTTAGGTACGGTGATTGAAAATGAGCCGGAGCTTCTTGCCGAATTAAGGCAGTAA
- a CDS encoding TonB-dependent receptor: MRRVLLGLLVLLFSSAALAQKGTIKGRLVDGNSNESLPFATVYVMGTELGATTDLDGYYQIQVDPGEYTLEFKLVGYQPMQKKATVKAGQVVSVDATMASQQDITDYPLVLPVMEEKIINLSTASIAVTGSAPENGVFASSDVSAAQLDKLNNGQDLPILLRFTPSIVTTSDAGAGIGYTGLRIRGSDQSRINVTINGIPYNDPESQGVFWVNLPDFSSSIDNVSIQRGVGSSTNGAGAFGGSIGLRTDRMAPQAFAEITNSVGSFNTFRHTVEFGSGLMPNGFAIEGRLSQITSDGYIDRASSDLKSYFLNGQYNKGRVSIKGLVFGGREETYQAWWGVPEVALDGSEAEIREWGANNFYSEQQIDDMVNLGRQSNYYTYENEVDNYAQDHYQLHFAYDFGSGLVFRAAGHYTYGRGYFEQFRASDDLSIYNIDNIILNAVQQFADAEDLDGNPTNTTFNNNYDWDEVEISHTVVTDQNGDPITDGSGNPLLNSIAQISTSDVIRRRWLENDFYGATWSLDFTRRFDNDQLNAVLGGAWNAYDGDHFGEIIWMEHPNNSEYQDFYYLNNGFKTDFNSYLKVNYLLNRRMNVYADLQVRQVTYEASGIDADLIAIDVTDTLNFFNPKVGFSFDVNRNNMVYASYAIGNREPTRNDYIDALDGEAPRPEQMGDLEFGYRRMMPRYNFLLNFYNMNYTDQLVLTGDLNDVGTPVRTNVAESYRRGVEAEFGYRPFRRLLLVANATYSQNKIQDFTELIFDYDVNAFQETELGETDISFSPDLIASAQVIYTFLQRGRLSAEAAWQTKYVSEQYLDNTSNSERVIPSYLVNDFRMAFYVRDWGMRQLSVNLMVNNVLDETYVNNGYTYGFIDGGSRIHEEFFYPQAGRNYLVGLTLRF, encoded by the coding sequence ATGAGACGAGTATTACTGGGACTATTAGTCCTACTATTCTCGAGCGCGGCGCTCGCGCAAAAAGGAACGATCAAGGGTCGCTTGGTCGATGGAAATTCAAATGAATCTTTACCATTTGCTACGGTCTATGTAATGGGCACTGAGCTAGGTGCAACCACTGACTTAGACGGGTATTACCAAATCCAAGTGGATCCGGGTGAGTATACACTTGAGTTCAAGTTGGTGGGGTACCAGCCAATGCAAAAGAAGGCGACGGTGAAAGCCGGACAAGTAGTGTCGGTGGATGCCACAATGGCTTCGCAACAAGACATTACTGACTATCCTCTTGTCTTGCCTGTCATGGAAGAGAAGATCATTAATCTGTCTACAGCCTCTATCGCAGTGACGGGGTCAGCTCCAGAGAATGGGGTATTTGCCTCTTCAGACGTAAGTGCGGCTCAACTGGATAAGTTGAATAACGGACAAGATCTACCAATCCTCCTTCGCTTTACACCATCGATCGTGACAACGTCTGATGCAGGTGCAGGAATTGGATACACCGGATTGCGTATCCGCGGTAGCGATCAGAGCCGAATCAATGTGACCATCAACGGGATTCCATACAATGATCCGGAGTCACAAGGGGTGTTCTGGGTGAACCTTCCAGACTTCTCTTCATCCATTGACAATGTGAGTATTCAGCGTGGTGTGGGTTCTTCAACCAACGGAGCAGGTGCTTTCGGTGGTTCTATCGGGCTTCGTACTGACCGTATGGCACCGCAAGCCTTTGCTGAGATTACCAACAGCGTCGGGTCATTCAACACCTTCCGCCACACGGTAGAATTTGGAAGCGGGTTGATGCCGAATGGTTTTGCCATTGAAGGGCGTCTGTCACAGATCACTTCTGACGGATACATTGACCGGGCATCAAGTGACTTGAAGAGCTACTTCTTGAACGGACAGTACAATAAAGGACGCGTAAGCATCAAAGGATTGGTGTTCGGTGGACGTGAAGAAACTTACCAAGCATGGTGGGGTGTTCCTGAAGTAGCCTTGGATGGAAGTGAAGCTGAAATTAGAGAGTGGGGTGCCAATAACTTTTACTCAGAACAGCAGATTGATGATATGGTGAACCTAGGTCGTCAATCGAACTATTACACCTACGAGAATGAGGTAGACAACTATGCGCAAGACCACTACCAGCTGCACTTCGCTTATGATTTCGGTAGCGGGTTGGTTTTCCGTGCAGCAGGTCACTACACTTATGGTCGTGGTTACTTTGAGCAATTCCGCGCTAGCGATGATTTGAGCATCTACAACATTGACAACATCATCTTGAATGCTGTGCAGCAATTTGCAGACGCAGAAGATCTGGATGGAAACCCGACGAACACGACTTTCAATAACAACTATGATTGGGATGAAGTGGAAATCAGCCACACGGTAGTGACGGATCAAAACGGTGACCCAATTACTGATGGGAGCGGAAATCCTTTGCTAAACTCGATCGCTCAGATTTCAACGAGTGACGTGATTCGTCGTCGTTGGCTGGAGAATGATTTCTACGGTGCCACTTGGTCACTTGACTTCACACGTCGTTTTGATAACGATCAATTGAACGCAGTACTTGGTGGAGCATGGAACGCATACGATGGAGACCACTTCGGTGAGATTATTTGGATGGAGCACCCGAACAACTCTGAGTACCAAGATTTCTACTACTTGAACAACGGTTTCAAGACAGACTTCAACTCGTACTTGAAGGTGAATTACCTCTTGAACCGTCGCATGAATGTTTACGCAGATCTTCAGGTGCGTCAAGTGACGTATGAGGCGTCAGGAATCGATGCTGATTTGATTGCTATTGACGTAACAGATACACTGAACTTCTTCAATCCGAAGGTTGGTTTCTCGTTCGATGTGAACCGTAATAACATGGTATACGCTTCGTATGCTATCGGAAATCGCGAACCAACGCGTAACGATTACATCGATGCACTTGATGGTGAAGCTCCACGTCCAGAGCAAATGGGAGACCTTGAATTCGGTTACCGCCGCATGATGCCACGCTACAACTTCTTGTTGAACTTCTATAATATGAACTACACTGATCAGCTCGTATTGACAGGAGATCTGAATGATGTGGGTACGCCTGTGCGCACGAACGTAGCAGAGAGCTACAGAAGAGGGGTGGAGGCAGAATTTGGATACCGTCCATTCCGTCGTTTATTGCTTGTAGCAAATGCAACTTACAGCCAGAACAAGATTCAAGATTTCACTGAATTGATCTTCGATTACGATGTGAATGCCTTCCAAGAGACAGAACTCGGAGAGACTGATATTTCCTTCTCTCCAGACTTGATCGCTTCGGCACAGGTGATTTACACCTTCCTTCAGCGTGGCCGTCTTAGCGCGGAAGCTGCATGGCAGACGAAGTATGTGAGTGAGCAGTACCTTGATAACACTTCTAATAGCGAGCGTGTGATTCCTTCATACTTGGTAAATGATTTCCGCATGGCGTTTTACGTGCGTGATTGGGGAATGCGTCAGCTATCTGTGAACCTAATGGTCAATAACGTCTTGGACGAGACGTATGTCAACAACGGGTACACTTACGGATTCATAGACGGAGGTAGCAGAATCCACGAAGAGTTCTTCTATCCACAAGCCGGAAGAAACTACTTGGTTGGATTGACCCTCCGATTCTAA
- a CDS encoding four helix bundle protein, with translation MKVWHDSADLVKKCYELIAESADPQDFYFFNQMKRASTSICFNLAEGSGAGSDKLMRRHVNIAIGSAFELANQLEIGMKINHWSPEQTRPLLYALDEVIRQLFGLKRHLSRSIDNDANGGK, from the coding sequence ATGAAAGTGTGGCATGACTCAGCTGATTTGGTCAAAAAATGTTATGAATTGATAGCGGAATCAGCTGATCCACAAGACTTCTATTTCTTCAATCAAATGAAGCGCGCGTCTACTTCAATTTGTTTCAATCTTGCTGAAGGATCTGGGGCGGGAAGTGACAAGCTCATGCGGCGTCATGTGAATATTGCGATTGGCTCTGCTTTTGAACTGGCTAATCAGCTAGAAATTGGCATGAAGATCAATCATTGGTCCCCCGAACAAACAAGACCTCTTCTATATGCTTTAGACGAGGTCATCAGACAACTCTTTGGCCTCAAAAGACACCTTTCTAGGTCAATCGATAACGACGCTAATGGTGGAAAATAG
- a CDS encoding 3'(2'),5'-bisphosphate nucleotidase CysQ family protein has protein sequence MSDLELLKLAYEAASKVAPVLVEFQERGFKTEYKDDASPVTEADIAADNLITATLKKSELLIVSEEGSRADMYARSSHERFWVVDPLDGTKEFIAGRPDFTINIGLIHQGTPILGVIVHPRVNKAYLGLASLGFTQSDCRETFPSETSFTTEIPTLDIPHTAVVSRSHLKENTLNYLKEIRQKHPDLQVIRAGSSLKFCKLALGEAHLYPRFSPCMIWDTAAGDAILRSVGKKIVQMEGGEDLDYVDGRLVNPSFLAE, from the coding sequence ATGAGTGATCTAGAACTACTGAAGCTTGCCTATGAAGCGGCTTCCAAAGTAGCACCGGTCCTTGTGGAGTTTCAAGAGCGCGGCTTCAAAACGGAATACAAAGACGACGCCTCTCCAGTCACCGAAGCAGATATAGCTGCCGACAATCTGATTACAGCCACCCTCAAAAAATCAGAACTACTCATCGTCTCCGAAGAAGGTTCCCGAGCAGATATGTATGCCCGCTCATCACATGAACGTTTCTGGGTAGTCGATCCTTTAGATGGCACGAAAGAATTTATCGCCGGTCGTCCAGACTTCACCATCAACATAGGCCTCATCCACCAGGGAACACCTATCCTAGGTGTCATCGTTCACCCAAGGGTCAACAAGGCATATCTCGGATTAGCATCTCTTGGCTTCACCCAATCAGATTGCCGAGAGACCTTCCCTTCGGAAACTTCTTTCACCACGGAGATACCGACATTAGATATCCCACACACCGCTGTAGTGAGTCGATCTCACCTGAAAGAGAACACCCTCAATTACCTCAAAGAAATCCGCCAAAAGCATCCAGACCTTCAAGTCATTCGCGCAGGCAGCTCACTCAAATTCTGCAAACTCGCCCTCGGCGAAGCGCACCTCTACCCCCGCTTCTCTCCCTGCATGATCTGGGACACCGCAGCAGGAGACGCCATCCTCAGATCGGTCGGAAAGAAGATTGTCCAGATGGAGGGTGGAGAGGATTTGGACTATGTGGATGGGAGGCTTGTGAATCCGTCATTTCTCGCGGAGTAA
- the rsgA gene encoding ribosome small subunit-dependent GTPase A yields MQEGLVIKSTGKWCEVRQENGEIIDCQIKGKFRLAGIKTTNPLAVGDRVGFEIDVDGTGVISVIHDRQNYIIRKSVNLSKQAHIVASNIDHAFLVVTLAQPATSTGFIDRFLVTADAYGVPVTIVFNKIDVYDEQAKATQAELTQIYEDAGYAIAESVASEGIGVDTLAEAMKGKINMVSGHSGVGKSTLINQLIPDADIRTAEVSEYHLKGRHTTTFAEMHELPSGGFIIDTPGIKGFGLVDLPKEELHHHFPEMFALLPECKFNNCLHINEPGCAVKQAVEHGEVSVSRFENYLMMYHEDEGPYR; encoded by the coding sequence ATGCAGGAAGGACTCGTCATAAAATCTACTGGGAAGTGGTGTGAGGTCAGACAAGAAAACGGTGAGATCATCGATTGTCAGATCAAAGGTAAATTCCGCTTGGCGGGGATTAAGACCACCAATCCCCTTGCCGTAGGTGACCGGGTTGGCTTCGAGATTGATGTTGATGGTACCGGGGTGATCAGCGTAATCCATGATCGCCAGAACTACATCATTCGAAAGAGTGTCAATCTGAGCAAACAGGCGCACATCGTGGCCAGCAATATTGACCACGCATTCCTCGTCGTTACCCTGGCACAACCTGCTACAAGTACTGGTTTCATTGATCGCTTCCTCGTCACGGCTGATGCCTATGGCGTGCCGGTGACTATCGTGTTCAACAAGATTGACGTTTATGACGAGCAGGCCAAAGCTACACAAGCAGAGCTGACTCAGATTTATGAAGATGCGGGTTACGCTATCGCGGAATCGGTAGCTAGTGAGGGCATCGGCGTTGACACCTTGGCGGAGGCCATGAAAGGAAAGATCAATATGGTCTCTGGCCACTCGGGGGTAGGGAAGAGCACCCTGATCAATCAACTGATTCCCGATGCTGACATTCGAACCGCTGAAGTCTCTGAATACCATTTGAAGGGAAGGCACACGACCACCTTCGCTGAAATGCATGAACTACCATCAGGCGGCTTCATCATCGACACTCCAGGAATCAAAGGATTTGGTTTGGTTGACCTTCCAAAAGAAGAATTGCACCATCATTTCCCAGAAATGTTCGCCTTGCTTCCAGAGTGTAAGTTCAACAACTGCCTCCATATTAATGAGCCTGGATGTGCCGTGAAACAGGCGGTTGAGCATGGTGAGGTCAGCGTTTCTCGATTTGAGAATTACCTAATGATGTATCACGAGGATGAAGGTCCTTACCGTTAA